From Desulfonatronum thiosulfatophilum, a single genomic window includes:
- the uxx1 gene encoding UXX-star selenoprotein family 1, giving the protein MQKTVIFGKQGUPYTNRAREAHPGHVYHDVKADASRMDEMLILSKGQRKVPVIVADGKVEVGFGGS; this is encoded by the coding sequence ATGCAGAAGACCGTTATTTTCGGCAAGCAGGGGTGACCCTACACGAATCGCGCCCGTGAGGCGCATCCTGGACATGTGTATCATGACGTGAAGGCGGATGCTTCGCGGATGGATGAAATGCTCATTCTCAGCAAGGGCCAGCGCAAGGTGCCGGTCATTGTTGCCGACGGAAAGGTCGAGGTGGGGTTTGGAGGGAGCTGA
- a CDS encoding bifunctional alpha,alpha-trehalose-phosphate synthase (UDP-forming)/trehalose-phosphatase, which translates to MRLVIVSNRLPISLEEQDGKIVAKESVGGLATGLNSYLDSLDQDSQFNEDPLWIGWPGMYLDDPDRFDFSSRIMGKFRICPVNLTDAQMDSFYLGFCNSTLWPLFHYFPSYVEFDESSWDSYVEVNDIFRQVVESVLQPDDVVWVHDYQIMLLPEMIRRNRPDVSIGYFLHIPFPSYEIFRLLPSIWRTRLLQGLLGSDLIGFHTYDYSQHFLRSVSAILGLEHNLGKIMVGDRLAKVDTFPMGIDYNKYAQAAKDERTQTEKEELRQSFGSAKIMLSIDRLDYSKGIANRLQGYEKFLELYPQWHDRVILMLVVVPSRTGVGKYQEMKKQIDELVGAINGRFGKLNWTPIIYQYTTYPLRELTMLYDISDVALVTPLRDGMNLIAKEYIAAKTENKGVLVLSETAGAAIEMGETLIVNANSVLDIAETILRALETPDEEQARVMVLLKDRMERFDVNHWAEDFMNSMLLIKSEQERMESTFINTDAAQDVVRRFKAADRRLLLLDYDGTLVPFHDAPSMACPSDEIRKILSALTSMPNTEVVILSGRNKHNLEHCLADPPVALVAEHGVWIREIGGEWQMIRPLLNDWKDQIRPILDRYSSRVPGTFTEDKDFSMAWHYRQADRNLGAQRARELAETLRVLASNVGIQVLQSPMVVEVRSAGISKAVAAMHFASKQEWDFILALGDAESDEEMFKTLPDHAVTIRVGSDLSHATYNVRNPRAAGVLLKNFTL; encoded by the coding sequence ATGCGTTTGGTTATAGTTTCCAATAGATTGCCCATCAGCCTTGAGGAGCAGGACGGCAAAATCGTCGCCAAGGAGTCCGTTGGTGGTCTGGCCACGGGATTAAATTCCTACCTGGATTCATTGGACCAGGATTCCCAGTTTAACGAGGATCCCTTGTGGATCGGATGGCCCGGCATGTACCTGGACGATCCGGATCGGTTCGATTTCTCCTCGCGGATCATGGGCAAGTTTCGAATCTGCCCGGTCAACCTGACCGACGCCCAGATGGACAGTTTCTATCTCGGATTCTGCAACTCCACCTTGTGGCCCTTGTTTCACTACTTTCCGTCTTATGTGGAATTTGATGAGAGTTCCTGGGACAGCTACGTGGAGGTGAACGACATCTTTCGCCAGGTTGTCGAATCCGTCCTGCAGCCGGACGACGTGGTCTGGGTGCATGACTACCAGATCATGCTTCTGCCGGAGATGATCCGGCGGAATCGACCGGACGTGTCCATCGGCTACTTCCTGCACATACCTTTCCCGTCTTATGAAATATTCCGTCTTCTCCCCAGCATTTGGCGAACCCGTCTCCTGCAGGGCCTGCTCGGGTCGGATCTGATCGGTTTCCACACCTATGACTACTCCCAGCATTTTTTGCGCAGCGTTTCCGCCATCCTCGGCCTGGAGCACAATTTGGGAAAAATCATGGTCGGAGACCGCTTGGCCAAAGTGGATACCTTTCCCATGGGCATCGACTACAATAAGTACGCCCAGGCGGCCAAGGACGAGCGCACCCAGACCGAGAAAGAGGAACTGCGACAATCCTTCGGTTCGGCCAAGATCATGCTCTCCATCGACCGTCTGGACTACAGCAAAGGCATAGCCAACCGGTTGCAGGGCTATGAGAAATTCCTGGAGTTGTATCCCCAGTGGCATGATCGGGTGATTTTGATGCTCGTGGTCGTGCCCTCCCGAACGGGAGTCGGCAAGTATCAGGAAATGAAAAAACAGATCGATGAGCTGGTGGGCGCGATCAACGGCCGCTTCGGAAAGCTGAACTGGACTCCGATCATCTACCAGTACACCACCTATCCGCTGCGCGAACTGACCATGCTCTACGATATCAGCGACGTGGCCCTGGTCACGCCGTTGCGGGACGGGATGAACCTGATCGCCAAGGAGTACATCGCCGCCAAGACTGAGAACAAAGGAGTTCTTGTTCTCAGCGAGACCGCCGGAGCGGCCATCGAAATGGGAGAAACACTGATCGTCAACGCGAACAGCGTTCTGGACATCGCCGAGACTATTCTTCGGGCCCTGGAAACGCCGGACGAGGAACAGGCCCGGGTCATGGTCCTGCTTAAGGATCGTATGGAACGCTTCGACGTCAACCACTGGGCCGAAGACTTCATGAATTCAATGCTTCTGATCAAGTCCGAGCAGGAACGGATGGAATCCACCTTCATCAACACGGATGCAGCCCAGGACGTAGTTCGACGCTTCAAGGCCGCTGATCGCAGACTGCTGCTCCTGGATTACGACGGCACGCTGGTACCGTTCCATGACGCGCCATCCATGGCCTGCCCCTCCGATGAAATCCGGAAAATCCTGTCCGCCTTGACCTCCATGCCGAATACGGAAGTGGTCATCCTCAGCGGCCGCAACAAGCACAACCTGGAACACTGCCTGGCTGATCCTCCCGTGGCCCTGGTGGCGGAGCACGGGGTCTGGATCCGGGAAATCGGAGGAGAATGGCAGATGATCCGCCCCCTGCTCAACGACTGGAAAGACCAGATTCGCCCCATCCTGGATCGGTACAGTTCCCGGGTACCGGGCACCTTCACCGAGGACAAGGACTTTTCCATGGCCTGGCATTACCGACAGGCCGACCGGAACCTCGGGGCCCAGCGCGCCCGAGAACTGGCGGAAACGTTACGCGTTCTGGCATCCAACGTCGGAATCCAGGTCCTGCAGAGCCCCATGGTGGTCGAGGTGCGCAGCGCCGGGATCAGCAAGGCCGTCGCGGCCATGCACTTCGCCTCCAAGCAGGAATGGGATTTCATTCTGGCCCTGGGGGACGCGGAAAGCGACGAGGAAATGTTCAAGACCCTGCCGGACCATGCAGTAACCATCCGCGTCGGCTCCGACCTCTCCCACGCCACCTACAATGTCCGAAATCCGAGGGCTGCCGGGGTTTTGTTGAAGAATTTTACGTTGTAG
- a CDS encoding type IV pilin protein codes for MKRIKGFTIIEVLIVVAILGVLAAIAIPAVTKYTTNARRADGKTALVAAAQAMERYYTNNYTYGEMNAGTYDGASIPVKSDQSYYNITVTHANATAFTIQGQADPQGRQANDTICLTMTINQLGQKTPADCWK; via the coding sequence ATGAAGCGAATAAAAGGCTTCACGATTATTGAAGTGCTCATCGTCGTCGCCATTCTGGGAGTACTCGCGGCAATCGCAATTCCGGCGGTCACCAAGTACACCACGAATGCTCGGCGTGCGGACGGAAAAACCGCCCTTGTCGCCGCGGCTCAAGCCATGGAGCGATATTACACGAACAACTATACCTATGGCGAGATGAACGCCGGAACGTATGACGGTGCGAGCATTCCGGTAAAATCTGATCAAAGCTACTACAACATTACCGTGACCCATGCCAATGCCACGGCATTCACCATTCAGGGACAGGCAGATCCTCAGGGGAGGCAGGCAAATGATACCATTTGTCTGACCATGACCATCAACCAACTGGGACAAAAAACACCTGCGGACTGCTGGAAATAG